Proteins found in one Brachypodium distachyon strain Bd21 chromosome 5, Brachypodium_distachyon_v3.0, whole genome shotgun sequence genomic segment:
- the LOC100844738 gene encoding mitogen-activated protein kinase kinase kinase YODA: protein MPSWWGKSSSKDAKKTTKENLIETFHRFISPNEQKGTTKSKRGFRRGNDTAVEKGCRSTTVSRPTSPSKEVSRCQSFSADRLHSQPLPVPGLRPAVTRTVSDITESKPILEKRGKPPLLLPLPKPSKPQKRSGNSGLVSEIVIASISSNCSADSDDRGDSQLPSPVGIDADNTTNVTPKSKSSIVRKDRPGAIATKNTKEMTKTANQFLGNHILSTSPRGIVADNHQSNLLNQRPVVLESAPNSLMSSPSRSPRRICPDHIPTSAFWAVKPHTDVTFLGSGQCSSPGSGQTSGHNSVGGDMLAQLFWQPSKGSQECSPIPSPRLTSPGPSSRVHSGSVSPLHTRSGVMAPESPISRNDGGKKKQTHRLPLPPLSISNSSFFPNKSTPASPISVSRSPGRTENPPCPGSRWKKGKLIGRGTFGHVYVGFNSDSGEMCAMKEVTLFLDDSKSKESAKQLGQEISLLSRLQHPNIVRYYGSETVDDKLYIYLEYVSGGSIHKLLQEYGQLGEPAMRSYTQQILSGLAYLHAKNTVHRDIKGANILVDPSGRVKLADFGMAKHINGHQCPFSFKGSPYWMAPEVIKSSNGGCNLAVDIWSLGCTVLEMATSKPPWSQYEGIAAMFKIGNSKELPPIPDHLSEQGKDFIRKCLQRDPSQRPTAMELLQHPFIQNRVPLEKSVISDPLEHLAVISCRPNSKVAGHTRNISSLGLEGQTIYQRRGAKFSSKHSDIHIRSNISCPVSPCGSPLLRSRSPQHTNGRMSPSPISSPRATSGTSTPLSGGNGAIPFNHLKQPTYSNEGFAIASRGPDDHFPSRPTDPILGQYVRVHQVSQGLQDRVVSEADILSPQFGKRLENVFDLRDRLSPSEHFNRHAFVDHVKSNPSLDFTSGSPHLGLRHDN, encoded by the exons ATGCCATCATGGTGGGGGAAGTCTTCCTCAAAAGATGCAAAGAAAACTACCAAAGAGAACCTCATCGAAACATTTCATCGTTTCATAAGTCCAAATGAGCAAAAGGGAACCACAAAGTCAAAACGGGGTTTTAGACGTGGCAATGATACAGCTGTTGAAAAAGGCTGCCGATCTACCACAGTATCTCGTCCAACTTCGCCCTCAAAAGAAGTCTCTCGCTGTCAAAGCTTTTCAGCTGATAGGTTACATTCCCAACCACTTCCGGTTCCTGGGTTACGTCCTGCAGTAACACGCACCGTTTCTGACATCACTGAATCAAAGCCTATATTGGAAAAACGTGGCAAACCACCACTGCTTCTGCCACTTCCTAAACCTAGCAAGCCTCAGAAAAGGTCTGGAAATAGTGGACTTGTTTCAGAAATAGTGATTGCTTCAATCTCTAGCAACTGTTCTGCTGACAGTGATGATCGTGGAGATTCTCAGCTTCCAAGCCCGGTGGGAATTGATGCTGATAACACAACAAATGTTACTCCGAAGAGCAAGTCAAG TATTGTGCGCAAAGACCGTCCTGGTGCTATTGCCACAAAGAATACAAAGGAGATGACGAAGACAGCTAATCAATTCCTCGGTAACCATATATTATCCACATCACCGAGAGGTATTGTAGCTGACAATCATCAATCCAATTTACTAAATCAACGGCCAGTAGTTTTGGAGAGTGCTCCCAATAGTTTGATGTCAAGCCCATCTAGAAGTCCAAGAAGAATATGCCCTGATCATATTCCAACTTCAGCCTTTTGGGCAGTGAAGCCTCATACAGATGTTACTTTCCTTGGCTCTGGACAGTGCTCCAGTCCAGGTTCAGGGCAAACATCTGGGCATAATTCGGTGGGTGGTGATATGCTTGCCCAGCTTTTTTGGCAGCCCAGCAAAGGTAGTCAAGAGTGTTCACCAATTCCTAGCCCAAGATTGACAAGTCCAGGTCCTAGTTCAAGGGTGCATAGCGGAAGTGTTTCTCCATTGCATACGAGGTCTGGAGTGATGGCACCTGAATCTCCAATAAGTCGGAATGATggtgggaagaagaagcaaaccCACAGATTGCCCCTTCCACCACTGAGCATCTCTAATAGTTCATTTTTTCCAAACAAGTCCACGCCAGCTAGTCCTATTTCAGTTTCTCGTAGTCCTGGTAGAACAGAGAATCCACCATGTCCTGGATCAAGATGGAAGAAGGGCAAGCTGATTGGTCGCGGGACATTTGGCCATGTATATGTTGGCTTTAACAG TGATAGCGGTGAAATGTGTGCTATGAAAGAGGTTACACTATTCTTGGATGATTCTAAGTCAAAAGAAAGTGCAAAGCAGTTGGGGCAG GAAATATCACTCTTGAGCCGCTTACAACATCCAAATATTGTACGATACTATGGATCAGAAACG GTTGATGACAAGCTCTATATATACTTGGAGTATGTGTCTGGTGGATCTATCCATAAACTTCTGCAAGAGTATGGACAGCTTGGTGAACCAGCAATGCGCAGCTATACTCAGCAGATACTTTCAGGCTTGGCTTATTTGCATGCTAAGAATACAGTCCATAG GGATATCAAAGGCGCAAACATACTAGTGGATCCTAGTGGTCGTGTTAAGCTTGCAGACTTTGGAATGGCTAAACAT ATCAATGGGCATCAATGTCCTTTCTCATTTAAGGGTAGTCCATACTGGATGGCTCCAGAG GTTATAAAAAGTTCAAATGGTGGATGCAACCTTGCGGTTGACATATGGAGTTTAGGATGCACAGTCCTGGAGATGGCTACATCAAAACCACCATGGAGTCAGTACGAAGGG ATTGCTGCAATGTTCAAGATTGGAAATAGCAAGGAACTTCCACCAATACCAGATCACCTCTCGGAGCAGGGCAAGGACTTCATTAGGAAGTGTCTGCAACGTGATCCTTCTCAACGTCCCACAGCAATGGAGCTTTTGCAACACCCGTTCATACAAAATAGAGTCCCACTTGAGAAATCTGTTATTTCTGATCCATTGGAACATTTGGCTGTGATATCTTGTAGACCGAATTCCAAG GTGGCTGGGCATACAAGAAATATCTCCTCATTGGGATTGGAGGGTCAGACCATCTACCAGAGAAGGGGCGCAAAGTTCTCTTCAAAACACAG CGACATCCATATAAGGAGCAATATATCATGTCCAGTTTCTCCATGTGGAAGTCCTCTGCTAAGGTCAAGGTCTCCTCAACATACAAATGGCAGAATGTCACCCTCTCCAATTTCGAGCCCTAGAGCTACTTCAGGCACTTCCACTCCCCTGTCTGGTGGGAATGGGGCTATTCCTTTTAATCATTTAAAGCAACCAACCTACAGCAATGAAGGATTTGCAATCGCATCAAGAGGCCCGGACGATCATTTCCCCAGCCGGCCTACAGATCCTATCCTTGGGCAATATGTTCGAGTACATCAGGTCTCACAGGGGCTTCAGGATAGGGTAGTATCTGAAGCTGACATTCTGAGCCCCCAATTTGGAAAGAGGCTCGAAAATGTTTTTGATTTGCGTGATAGACTGTCACCTTCTGAACATTTCAATCGCCATGCCTTTGTGGATCATGTGAAGTCAAATCCTTCACTAGACTTCACATCTGGTTCTCCACACCTTGGACTCAGGCATGATAACTAA
- the LOC100844431 gene encoding probable aquaporin PIP1-2, which produces MEGKEEDVRLGANKFSERQPIGTAAQGSEDKDYKEPPPAPLFEPGELKSWSFYRAGIAEFMATFLFLYVTILTVMGVNNSPSKCATVGIQGIAWSFGGMIFALVYCTAGISGGHINPAVTFGLFLARKLSLTRAVFYIVMQCLGAICGAGVVKGFQSGLYMSSGGGANAVAAGYTKGDGLGAEIVGTFVLVYTVFSATDAKRNARDSHVPILAPLPIGFAVFLVHLATIPITGTGINPARSLGAAIIYNKSHNWADHWIFWVGPFIGAALAAVYHQVVIRAIPFKTKS; this is translated from the exons ATGGAAGGCAAGGAGGAGGATGTCCGCCTGGGCGCGAACAAGTTTTCTGAGCGGCAGCCCATCGGCACGGCCGCGCAGGGGTCAGAGGACAAGGACTACAAGGagcctccgcccgcgccgctgtTCGAGCCCGGCGAGCTCAAGTCGTGGTCCTTCTACCGCGCCGGCATCGCCGAGTTCATGGccaccttcctcttcctctacGTCACCATCCTCACCGTCATGGGCGTCAACAATTCCCCCTCCAAGTGCGCCACCGTCGGCATCCAGGGCATAGCCTGGTCCTTCGGCGGCATGATCTTCGCCCTCGTCTACTGCACCGCCGGCATCTCCG GAGGGCACATCAACCCGGCGGTGACCTTCGGGCTGTTCCTGGCGAGGAAGCTGTCGCTGACCAGGGCCGTGTTCTACATCGTGATGCAGTGCCTCGGCGCCAtctgcggcgccggcgtcgtcaAGGGGTTCCAGTCGGGGCTGTACATGagcagcggaggcggcgccaaCGCCGTCGCTGCCGGCTACACCAAGGGCGATGGCCTCGGCGCCGAGATCGTCGGCACCTTCGTCCTCGTCTACACCGTCTTCTCCGCCACCGACGCCAAGAGGAACGCCAGGGACTCCCATGTTCCC ATCCTTGCCCCACTGCCAATTGGGTTCGCGGTGTTCCTGGTCCACCTTGCCACCATCCCCATCACCGGCACCGGCATCAACCCGGCGAGGAGCCTTGGCGCTGCCATCATCTACAACAAGTCGCACAACTGGGCAGACCAC TGGATCTTCTGGGTCGGCCCCTTCATCGGCGCCGCCCTGGCAGCCGTCTACCACCAGGTGGTCATCAGAGCAATCCCGTTCAAGACCAAGTCCTAA